A window from Theropithecus gelada isolate Dixy chromosome 1, Tgel_1.0, whole genome shotgun sequence encodes these proteins:
- the LOC112605286 gene encoding protein S100-A7, with product MSNTQAETSIIGMIDMFHKYTRRDDKIDKPSLLTMMKENFPNFLSACDKKGIHYLTNVFERKDKNEDKKIDFSEFLSLLGDIATDYHKQSHGGAPCSGGSQ from the exons ATGAGCAACACTCAAGCTGAGACGTCCATAATAGGCATGATCGACATGTTTCACAAATACACCAGACGTGATGACAAGATTGACAAGCCAAGCCTGCTGACGATGAtgaaggaaaacttccccaacttCCTCAGTGCCTGT GACAAAAAGGGCATACATTACCTGACCAATGTCTTTGAGAGAAAGGACAAGAATGAGGATAAGAAGATTGATTTTTCTGAGTTTCTGTCCTTGCTGGGAGACATAGCCACAGACTACCACAAGCAAAGCCACGGAGGGGCGCCCTGTTCCGGGGGAAGCCAGTGA